In the genome of Myripristis murdjan chromosome 21, fMyrMur1.1, whole genome shotgun sequence, the window tcccttcctctcttcctgttcctccttccctccttcccaaGACACTGATGTCCCTCCTCTGTCCCCCTGTGTGCGTTCATTTAGTTTTTATGCAGAATTTATTGCTGTCTGTATGTCATTGTGTTTTACTTATGTATTTTATGAACATGCTGCTCCATACAAATTGCCCCTAGCgagataaataaagttgttttaattgaactgaattgagttGAACCAGCAGTGATAACGGCCTTGAGGAGAGACAAAGGTGTGATGACACTACATGTCAAAttagtatatagtatataggCCACTGACGGCCAAACGGAGCTAAGGGTTGATCTCTTGATTTTGAGCAGACCCCCTCAGCACTGTATGTTACCAGGACCTGAATTTGGTGTTAACAGGACTAATTGTTGCTGAGATATAAAACACTCGCTGTTTTGTAACGGATGAAGTTTTAAATTTGTAGTTTTCACATATTTTGTCGAATCAAAATTCTTTTGataacatttttgcttgaggGTCCATACATTGACATAAACCAGGTGGTTACTAATTACCACCAACCTCCAGAAGGAGGTTATGTACCcctgcctatctgtctgtccatccctcTGTGTGCATTGGcaggataattcaaaaagtaCTGGATGGTTTTGCATGAGACTGAATGGAAACGGTCATGGGCTAGCATGGTTTTTAGACagatacagtgctgtgaaaaagtatttgcccccttcctgatttcttttttttttcttttttttttttgcatatttgtcacacttaaatgtttcatatcatcaaacaaatgttgatattagacaaagataacccgagtaaatataaaatacagtttttaaatgatgatttcatttattaagggaaaaacctacctggccctatgtgaaaaagtaattgcaacacatcatgctgcgATCTAAAGAAATTTaagaacagatgagaaacaaagtaattgacatctatcagtctgggaagggttacaaagccacttctaaGGCTTTTTGACTCCAGTTAAcgacagtgagagccattatccacaaatggagaaaactttgaacagtggtgaaccttcccaggagtggctgGCCTACCAAAAATACTCTAAGAGTGCATcgacgactcatccaagaggtcacaaaagaagctagaacaacatctaaagaactgcaggcctcacttgcctcagtgaaggtcagtgtccatgattcaacaataagaacgagactgggcaaaaatggcatccatgggagagttccaaggcaaaaaccactgctgaccaaaaagaacgCAAAGGCtcatctcacatttgccaaaaaacatcttgatgatccccaagacttttgggaaaatattctgtggactgacaagacaaaggttgaactttgGAAGGTGTGAatcccgttacatctggcataaaactaacacagcatttcatgaaaataacatcataccaacagtcaaacatggtggtggtagtgtgatagtctggggctgctttgctgcttcaggacctggacgatttgccataattgatggaaccatgaattctgctctctaccagaaaatcctgaaggacaatgtccggcTATCacttcatgacctcaaactcaagcacacttgtgttatgcagcaggacaatgatccaaaatacaccagccagtccacctctgaattgcttaaaaaaacaaaatgaaggttttggagtggcctagtcaaagtccagacttaaatccaatttagatactgtggcatgaccttaaacaggcctttcatgcccaaaaccctccaatttggctgaattaaaacatttctgtaaagaagagtgaGCCAAAtttcctccacagcgatgtaaaagactcattgccagttatcgcAAATGCTTGATTGCAATTGTTCAGCCAAGGGTGacacaaccagttattagggttaggggggcaattactttttcacatagggccaggtaggtttggatagcttttttcaattaataaataaaaatcatcatttaaaaactgtattttgtatttactctggttatctttgtctacTATTAAGTTTTTTTTGATGATCTgtaacatttaagtgtgacaaatgtgcaaaaaaataagaaatcaggaagggggaaaatactttttcacagcactgtaggTGGTAGTTCCTGCAGGGCATTTCTGCCTGTCACACCTCAACCGGTGCCTGGGTGCCAGCTGCTGGGTCCTCAGCTGGGAACCATCCTTCTCTGATGTTTCGACCCTTTAATCACCAGAACATCTCAGGATGATGGGGCAGCGATCGGGGACATCTCTCAGTCGCTCCCAGCAGCTGGACTTGGATGTTTCTCAGGTAGTCTCTATGTGGCTACTTGGCTTCCCCAGATCCTGTCCTTCCTCTGCAGCCACAGCCAGAAGCCTCCTTTCTCTGCATCCTCAGAGAGGTCTTTCAAGGCTTTCTTCACTCCTGCCGGGATGTGGCCTATGTCCCTCAGGAAGCAACGGGTGGAGAGAACTACGAAGCCACGGCACCTAACCTCCACTGGGAAAAATGTTGCTTTCCCGCCATGTGCTTGGCACTCTGCCACGAGGTTGGCACACCGTGACTACTTCTGTTTGTACGCTTCCTTCCGGTTTGCTGTCCTCCCATGGAACCGTCAATTCCAAGGCCTGCTTGGCAGTGTCCAACCACAGAACAATGTCCGGTCTcagagtggtggtggtgatgtttGGAGGGAACTGTAGCTGCTTGCCCAGGTCAGCCAGCATTAACCAGTCGTCAGCAGGGGCCAAGCCAGATGTTCTCTCCTGTGTGGGGGAAGTGTTGCCTTGTGTTCGCTGCGGTTCTCATGAATTCTGTGAGCTCAGCCAACTTCCTTAGCACTTGGTCGTGCCGTCACCTGTACCGACCCCGGGCCAAGGTGGTCTTACAGCCACACAGGTTTTGGTGGAGATTCGTGTTGGTTCCTCTGCACAGGCTGCAGTTTTCCTCGGAGCCGAACCAGTATGCCAGGTTGGCTGGGCTCGGTAGGTGGCTCTGACTAGGTAGCTCAGCCTTGTTTTAGGGATCTTCCAGAGGTCCTTCCAACCCACTTGCCTTGGGAGAATGTCCTCCCACTTTGTCCACTGGccttgctgctgctggctgacaGATTTTAGTAAAAGCCCATCCTCCTCCATCCATACCACCTCAGTGACCACCAACGTTTTCTGCTCCTTGATGGATGCCTTGGACCAGAACCTCTGCATCTCTCCCCAGCCCAGACCTTGCTTACGCTGCTAGACTTCTCCCAACAGCTCTTGGTGTTTCAGCCTGGTGATGGCATTGTCGACGCAGGCTTCTGCACTCCATGCTCTCCCTGTCTGGATCTTAGCATCCATGAAAACACTGAAGCTCCGGGATTTGGCAGACTTAATTTTTATCCTGGCCCAGGTCAATAGCTCTTGTAACCTGTTGAGGAGTCAAGCTGTGCATGGTGCTGTCTGCAACAGGCATGTGATGTCATCCATGAAACACCGAAGAGGTGGCAACCTCTGGCCTGCACTGTTTGGCACTCCTCTGGCCATTACTCTTGCACCAGTCAAGATGACTTCAAAGGAAACTGTGAATAGGATGGGTGAGATGGAACACACCATTGCAATTCCTCTGCCCAGTTGCTGCCATGCTGTGGTGTAATCCTGGAGAGAGTGGCATACCTTTAAGTCCGCAAAATAGCTCTCAATGATTTTTGTGACACATGCCGGTATGTAGTAGAAGTTCAAGACAAAATTTATGAGCTGGTGTGGGACCGACCCATAAGCATTTTCATAGTTCAGCCATACGACACGGAggtctctcttttctcttctggCAGACTGGATCTGATCCCAGATTAGGAGGAGCAGTTGGCTGTGGTACATGGCCTGGGGATCCCAGGAGGAGACGTGAAATCTGATTCCTTATGTGGTCCTCTAAGTCTTCCTTTGCCATAGTCAGTGTGCCGATCTTCTTTTAATCCAGCAGAATTCTGGCAGTTTTGAATGGATTGCTCAGGAATTTTGCACGCTtgctctccttccttcttcttctcttcctgaTGTGCTCTGCCCTCCTGAGTGCTGCTAGGTGTTTCCTGACTTGATCCCATACAGACTCGAGGCCTTCCTTCTCATGATCTGGTGCCTTCCTCAAAGCTTTTCAGAGTGCTCTTTGTTCCTTCAAGAGCTGCTggatctcctcctctcttctactCTTGGCTTTGGGTCTGTGCTCTTTCTTCCTTACTGGGCCAAAACTATCGAGACTCTCATTGTAGATTCTCTCACTGCAAAGACTGGCTCAGCTTTCTACTGCACCTCTGAGGGAGTTCTTCAGAATATCTGCCAAGTCATTGTCCAAATTTCTCCACACTTCCATGTTGTTTGCTCTTGACCACAAGATCATCTTCTTCCTGCCTGGGTCTTTTTCCCTCCTTCCACCCTCAGGTTCTGGGATCCTTTCCTGTGGTTGGGAGGCCACCTGCGAGTTAGATTCCAGGGGTTCTGTTGGAATGGAACCCGCAGCAACGGAGGGCTATGTAGCGCTGTGGTGCTCAACCTGGCACTGTGCCCTTCTTGTGTCACCTGCCTGGGCAGTGCAAGGTTGCATACAGTGTGTCCTGGGACTTGTCTTTTTTCCATGATGAATTCTCAACCCTCTGAGTGTTATTTTTTTCGACCAGCCACATGTGCAAGACCTGAGAATCTTCTCGTTGTCCATTTCCATACACATGAGGTACAGCAGTGTAACTTCATTGATTATTTAAAGAAGTGATCACCTTTTAGGCCAATTGGCCTCAAGAGGGTGTTCTGATGGACAGCATGAAACCCAACGAGGAGATTTCTCATGATGACAGCAGGGATCTTACCTATCTTTTGGCTCTCACCCACTCCTCCCATCTGACTTTTCCTCACtactttctctcattttcctctgaactttttttttcctgctcctcccccctcctctgtcaAACTTGGTTTCAGAATTACATGGATGATTTGAAATCTCTCCACTTCATAAAATAATGGGCAAGACTCTTCATTTCTACTGACATTCTTCACAAAACATGTCTCAATAGACATTAATTGACTATGAGGACTCATGCACACCTGCAGCTTCTTGTTTTCAAGGTTTGTAAGAGGAAGGTCCCAATAGGCAAGATTCCCATGAAGGTCTAATGACCAAAATGTTTGTCCTTTACATTAAAGTTTATTGCAAGTGTATAGATCTATCAAAGCTCTAGTAGAGCTTTGGACCCAACCCAACCCCCCGACCTGACCCCGGATAAAATCTGTCCAAGCCCAACCCAAGCCCAATGTATGGCAGCCATTTTATGCCCGAACCCTGTCCAAATCCTAATTTCAGCTCAgaatataataatgatgatgatgataataataataataataataataataataataacaatgatgataataatttcAATGGTTTATTACATGCTAAACCTCCCAACAGTCACCTGTAATAATGATGCACCGATTGCAGTTCTGTCCACAGGCATCAAGAAAACTCCACAGATCAGACAGTTCAGGTCATATACATTTACACTGATTTACAGCAGATGGGTTGCAGGCATGAAAAGATTCCCACAGCAGAAATGATAATTGACCTCCTCcaatgagagagaggctgtgtgtaTTTACACATGAGGCACAGCAGTGTAACATCATTGATTATTTAAATCTACAGACATGCCGAACAGAAATGGACATAGGACATGGAATGGATGTTGATGATATCCTGAGTGGTTGCTAATTACCTTCACCAACCTCCAAGAGAAATTTATGCGATTGCCCCTGTTTATATATTTCTCTGTCcatccctctgtgtgtttttgtagtttAACTCAAAAAGTACTTAATGGATTTGCACTCAACTGGGTTGGAAGGTTGGTCACGGGCCAGCAAAGAAGTGATCGCCTTTGGTTCAATCGGCTTCAAGAGGcgtggcttagcacaaacaggctCTCAGTTTCCAATCACATCCATGTGACATCATGAAATCTTGCCAGGAGTTTGATAATGAGTCAAGACAGCAGGGAACAACTTTCCATGCTAACTGGACAAGTCCTATGATAAAAACATGATGACAAAACCTGGCTGAAACCACACCAGCATTGCTGGGAGGTTACATGGCTCAGCAAAAACAGGCCTGTAAATGCTAGCTGGGAACTTGGTCTGTAATGAGAGCAAtcttgttaaaaataataacactactactactactactactactactactactaccactactactactactactactactactaataataataattgtagtagtactagtagaattagtatcattataaaatgttaCTGGCAAGtcctgacaacaacaaacagcagatcACTGATGAAGGCTGATTTCTAAggtttttaatttcatgtttattgtAATACGAGCTTTACATAATGCAAATGTGTTCTGTCcagtttcatgtgttttgtttacagttcctgtttcatttgtttaatgtcttatccttgtgttttttgttaatttctCTTCACGTGTTGTTGATTGCATCTTATTTCACCTGTGTCCTGTTTGCAAGCAGTTCTTGTGGAGTTAAAGCCCAGTGTTTCCCCTGTTTAGCTGCCAGATTGTCATTGTCTCCCTGGTGTGCACATGCTTGCcaacattctttttttctcacgCTTTCTTTCCTGGTGTTTGACTccaggggcgtcgtagtggggggaaaagcgtgactgattacccagggccacaatgggagAGGGGGCCCTCggaaggcctgaaataaaaaggtttgcctattggccagctatacaagggcccaataatatttaatattaaataaataatatttcttttcatggggcccaaaatccctggtggCACCCCTGTTTGACTCTGCCTGGATTTCTGGACTttagtttttgtgtgatttccCTGTGTGGATTTTGCTGCCCTCACTGACAGCCTTTCCGTGTATGACTCCTGTACTGCCAAGTAAAGATTTCTTTATTACAAACTGTTTTTGGAGTTGTGCATTTTCCTCTGCATGTGAGTCCCAAATCTTGTATTTTCTTAAAATGTGACAGAGAGGGTatattgtttgctttttgtccaAGATTTTCAAATGGCGATTGCAAAGACACTATGGATTTGATTACTGACTGGCTGGCCTGGGCATCAGGGAGATAAACCACAGGAAAGATATGAAAAATCACTTGGCTAGTGCTTTTAGATAATGAAAACAGCAAGGCAAGAAACGATTTCAGAAAACTAATACAACACGAAAGCACAGCAGGCAAGTCATTGCTAATTGCAAAGAGATGGAAAGGAATCACAGCAGTGGAGATTAGGGGCAAGTCGGTATGATTAAACACTGACTGACCATGTTTGGCATAACTAGAATTTCTTGAATCTGTTGGAGCATGTTTGGCCTTTTGAATCCCACACATAgttacaatataaaataactACATTTCTCTACTAATAGAAAACAAAGCTTAGTGCAATCACTGCACAGCCTCTCTACAGTATGTTGGCCTCACAGGAGTCAGGCTGCAGGATCTGAAGTGTAACTATGTGtttaatacattttctgaaCCAGGGGTAGAAAAAGGCATAGATCAAAGGATTTACACAGGAGTTACAAAACATCAACCAAATCCCGAAGGACAAATATGAAGGACCAACTGTGTAATCCTGGCctgcaagagagggagagtaatATGGAAAGAGACATATCAGAAACACAACTACGACAATACCAAGAGTCCTGGCTGCTTTCAGCTCCGATTTCTTAGCAGTTCCAGtccctgaaggctgcagagtgacagacacaatGTGGAATCTCATGGCACGAGCCTGAGACACAGCGACCACAAACACTCTGATGTACAGAACTATGATGGCAGTAATGGGAAGGAAAAAGTTTAAGACAAAGTCAGCAGTTCCTGTGATGTAGTCAATAATAATCACACACTCTCCATGACAAGACATAAATCTGTTTGGTTGCCTAAGTAAATCTTTTAGAAGATAACTTGTAGAGAGAACAGAGCcaatccaacacacacaaacacagactttaGCTTTGCTCTGAGTGACTTTGGTGGGGTAATGCAGAGGGTGACAAATAGCCACATAGCGGTCGACTGATATGAGCGCCATGTTTCCTACTGAGGCAGAGGTAACAATAAAGGAAGTACAGTAACGCACAGCACACATGTGTTCCCCCCAAAACCAGCAGACCCATGTGAGGAGGATTTTAACTGGTATGAGCAGGAGGCCCACAAGGAAGTCTGAGACAGCCAGAGACAGGAGGACAAGGTTTGTGGGGGTGTGGAGCTGCCTGCAGAGAAAAAATCATATTACCAATGACAATCTAAAAAGTTGTATCATCAGTGGTCCTAATAATAACAGACGTCATAGCATGTTTAATGCATGATAATCATtcataaaattcatttttaataattctTGAATGTATTGATCCATGCATCTTGTATTCTAAAGCCATTTCTGTCTGTTAGTGAGCACTACAAAAACATTTAAGGTGAAGCTATTAGAAGCCTGTATCTGTGCCTGTagtgggagatggagatgatgaccatcaggttgagagccacagtgagcagagagatggaggacagcAGGATGTGAAGGATCATGGTCTCGGAGTCAGGAGGCTTCGGCTTCCTGCAGGAGGTGTTGAGGAGTTTTGGAAAGCAGAGTTCAGCTCCTTCCAGGGTCtccatcatcagagagagaggaggagaggagaagctgctgaggtCTGGCAGCTCTCTGAACAAAACCCTCTGTCATATCTCTTTCTTATCACTCATGTTCCTTTTtgtccctcccttcctctcttcctgttcctccttccctccttcccaaGACACTGATGtccctcctctttccccttGTGCATCATTTAGTTTTTATGCAGAATTTATTGCTGTCTGTATGTCATTGTGTTTTACTTGCATTTTATGAACATAGTGCTCCATACAAATTGCCCCTAgcgggataaataaagttgttttaattgaactgaattgagttGAACCAGCAGTGATAACAGCCTTGAGGAGAGACAAAATGTCATGCAGTAATGTACAGGTCAGAATTTAGTGTTATTTTTAATGAGATTTAACCCGCTTGCTGAATATCAAGCATGGTATTGGATTTTGTTAGTTGTGTAGTTTATAATAGCTGTGTCTTTCCTGTGGCTTCAAAATTGAGTCTGTTAGATGCTCTCAAAGCCAGCTGCAGCCGCTCACGGCCGCTCACGGCCAAACGGAGCATAAGGGTAGATCTCTTGATTTTGCACAGACCCCCTCAGCACTGTATGTTACCAGCACCCAAATTAGGTATTGACTGGACTAATTATTGCTGAGACATAAAACACTCGCTGTTTTCTAACAGGGGGGAAGTTTTAAATTTGTAGCTTTTGATTGCATCCAGAGATGTTTCCTTTTCATTCACCTTAAGTAAACGGAGCCTGGCCAGGAGGATTTGATGTCATTAGACGGTGTCCTGCGGTCATTGGGTGTTTCAACCCTTAACTGTGACACCCTCGCACTGGTGGGTCGGCAGTGGTGGCCAAGTCACtgcccatctcctcctcctggcttCCAGCTCAGCTCTTCTCTCCTGCTCCATAGCCAGCAATaggctctctctgctgcctccccCATCCTGCAAactgctgtctttctctccttccttgttATTTCCATGGCTGGGAGCATTCTCCATACCGATTGGGCAGGGAATCCTCTGCAGCTGACCTTGACTAGAAATAGCCATGCCTGCCATCCTTTCCCCTGGCAGTCATCAAAAAGGTCCTGGTATTTGGCACTCTTTCAGTGAAAGGCTTCATCTCACCCTTCTTCCCATGGGATTGTAAGTTCGATGAGAATGATCTGCTTTGCCTCTTTAGACCACAGCACCAGATCTGGTCTCAGGGTTGTCTGGACAACCTAGGGGAACTGCAGCCGTCCTCCCAGATCTACCTTCATGTGCACCTGAGCACCTTGTCATGGCGCCATCTGATCCTAGTGTTTCCTCCCCCTTTTGTATTGGgttttccctgtctctctatgtctgtctgtctggagctGCATCACACCCACCTACACAcccaggggcggactggccatctggacaTTCTGGAGAATACCAGAATGGCTGGTGCTGCCAGCCAgccggtcttttttttttttttttcctcccctttttgctTGTAATCTACTGTTGTTCAATGTCCAGACCGACAGGTGGCAACAATGCGCCAGTAGGCCCTTAGATACGCAGGCTTACCCGCCACTCAGCCGTGTCAAAGATACTTGTAGTGTG includes:
- the LOC115380259 gene encoding trace amine-associated receptor 1-like → MAGMAISSQGQLQRIPCPIGMENAPSHGNNKEGEKDSSLQDGGGSRESLLLAMEQERRAELEARRRRWAVTWPPLPTHQKPKPPDSETMILHILLSSISLLTVALNLMVIISISHYRQLHTPTNLVLLSLAVSDFLVGLLLIPVKILLTWVCWFWGEHMCAVRYCTSFIVTSASVGNMALISVDRYVAICHPLHYPTKVTQSKAKVCVCVCWIGSVLSTSYLLKDLLRQPNRFMSCHGECVIIIDYITGTADFVLNFFLPITAIIVLYIRVFVVAVSQARAMRFHIVSVTLQPSGTGTAKKSELKAARTLGIVVVVFLICLFPYYSPSLAGQDYTVGPSYLSFGIWLMFCNSCVNPLIYAFFYPWFRKCIKHIVTLQILQPDSCEANIL